The DNA window GCCGGCCACCGAGGAAGATTGGCGCACCGAGTACCTCGATCTGATCCTGGCCGTGAAGGTCGTCGACTCGCTCGCCGAGGCCATCGATTTCATCAATACCTACGGCACCGGCCATTCCGACGCCATCGTCACCGAGCACTTACGGCAAGCGCGCCAGTTCCTCGCCCAGGTCGATTCCGCCGCCGTGTACGTCAACGCCTCCACGCGCTTCACCGACGGTTACGAATTCGGTTTTGGGGCGGAGGTGGGGATTTCCACCAATCGCCTGCACGCGCGCGGGCCGATGGGCCTGCGCGAGCTGACGACTTACAAGTACGTGGTGTACGGCAGCGGGCAAATCCGTACCTGAGTTGCCTGCTGGAATGCCGGGAACGGGGCTTACCACAGCCGCAAGCGAAGACCGAAGCGTCGCAGCACCGTACTAGGTTCGACGACCGGCTCAAGCCGCGGTCCGGCCCACATACAGGCCCCCGCCAGCCCCAGCCCCGCAACCACATCGACCACGTAGTGGTAGTGGAGGTAGACCGTGGAGAAGATGATCGCGGCGACGACGGGTGCGAGGCCGACGAAGGCTGCCGTCGAGGTGCGCCAGGCGAAGGCGAGGCAGACAACGGCAATTGCCGTGTGCCCGCTGGGAAACGCGTCAGCACGAGTGCGCTCTGCCGCTTCGATGAACAGCCGCACGCCACGGCTGACGGCGCCGCCGCCAATCAGCCATGCCTCGCTGTGCGCTGGTACCCGTGGGCCGAGCGTGGGAAACATGAAGTAGCCGACATACGAGGCGTAGAACGTCAGCGCGACCGTAAACACCAGCTGCCGAAAGTCATCTTTCGTTTCCCGGCGGTAGAGGAGAACAGCGAGCACCACCGGGGTCAGGTAATAACTGACGTACGCAAGGTAGCTGAGGTCGGTCAGCCAAGCCGGGCGCCCGAGCACGCCGCGCCACAGTGCCGCCAAGTCGCCGAACAGCCGCGCGTCAAGCCGGGCGAATTCCGCGTCCCACCGGGCCGGGCTGCTGCAATCGATGAGCGGCCCCAAGGTGTTGAACAACACGGGAAGGATCAGCGCCGGAGAAAAAGCGTGCACCATCCCCCAGATCGGCCGCCGCCCGGACATGACTATGGCGAGGAGGATGAAGAGCGACAAGCTGGCAAAGGTGCCGAGCAGCCAGACGGCGTCTGCGCCGAGCTGTCTTCGGAAGAAGGCCACGATGACGGCTAGAAGAAAGATCACCGTCAGGCTCAACGCGTCAGCCGCAGTGATGCGGTCACTGCCGTTGCTCAGTGTCGGCTCGACCGTGTTTCTCATGGCCCGAGGATATAGCGGAAGACGGAGGGCCGAGGCCAGCAGCGTAGAGGGCAAAACGCGCCTTTTCAGGCGCACTGGCTTACTCGGCCCTGGGCGGTGATTATCCCAGCACGCGCCTGCC is part of the Candidatus Binatia bacterium genome and encodes:
- a CDS encoding phosphatase PAP2 family protein → MRNTVEPTLSNGSDRITAADALSLTVIFLLAVIVAFFRRQLGADAVWLLGTFASLSLFILLAIVMSGRRPIWGMVHAFSPALILPVLFNTLGPLIDCSSPARWDAEFARLDARLFGDLAALWRGVLGRPAWLTDLSYLAYVSYYLTPVVLAVLLYRRETKDDFRQLVFTVALTFYASYVGYFMFPTLGPRVPAHSEAWLIGGGAVSRGVRLFIEAAERTRADAFPSGHTAIAVVCLAFAWRTSTAAFVGLAPVVAAIIFSTVYLHYHYVVDVVAGLGLAGACMWAGPRLEPVVEPSTVLRRFGLRLRLW